The following proteins come from a genomic window of Candidatus Margulisiibacteriota bacterium:
- a CDS encoding type II secretion system protein M yields the protein MLNKLSNRERNLLTIMALVIAIYMFDLFFFSPILRELKIAREKRQELRLDLQVAEKKIRILEILQDKSGVIRPDTPSSTQRRALQTLQSISQVTTRSKLNLITVRPIQSQEQGRLKFSLTCSGKYRNLYDFMVYLNDLPIIVIIDILDCFSNGAKDPTLDITMTLIAYY from the coding sequence ATGCTCAATAAATTATCGAACCGGGAAAGAAACCTGTTAACCATTATGGCGCTGGTCATTGCCATCTATATGTTTGATCTCTTTTTCTTTTCCCCAATTCTGCGGGAACTCAAAATCGCCAGGGAAAAACGCCAGGAACTCCGTCTGGACCTTCAAGTCGCGGAAAAAAAGATCAGGATCCTGGAAATACTGCAAGATAAATCTGGGGTCATACGGCCAGACACTCCATCTTCCACCCAGAGGCGAGCCCTGCAAACCCTGCAAAGCATTTCCCAGGTCACAACCAGATCAAAACTGAATCTGATCACCGTTCGTCCAATCCAGAGCCAGGAACAGGGGCGGCTTAAATTCAGCCTTACCTGCTCCGGTAAATATAGAAATCTCTACGACTTCATGGTCTATTTGAATGATCTTCCAATAATCGTTATAATTGACATACTCGACTGCTTCTCCAATGGCGCGAAAGATCCGACGCTTGACATAACAATGACTCTGATAGCCTATTACTAA